The Rhinopithecus roxellana isolate Shanxi Qingling chromosome 13, ASM756505v1, whole genome shotgun sequence genome contains a region encoding:
- the NFAM1 gene encoding NFAT activation molecule 1 isoform X2: protein MASLANTAVSFSCRITYPYTPQFKVFTVNYFYEDLQGQRSPEKPTYCHPVLGTENQTHTLDCQVILVLPGASATGTYYCSVHWPHATVSGSGTFILVRDAGYREPPQSPQKCLLLGFTSLLSVLSVVGTALLLWKKKQMRGPGMDPTRKCPDPRSASSPKQPPSESVYTALQRRETEVYACIESEDGRPPTAKQSPLSQERLHRFKDDGELNLVYENL from the exons ATGGCCTCCCTGGCCAACACAGCTGTCTCCTTCAGCTGCAGGATCACCTACCCGTACACCCCCCAATTCAAGGTTTTCACAGTCAACTACTTTTATGAAGATCTCCAGGGACAGAGGAGCCCTGAGAAGCCGACCTACTGCCACCCTGTACTGGGCACAGAGAACCAGACCCACACCCTGGACTGCCAGGTCATCCTTGTGTTGCCGGGTGCGTCAGCCACTGGCACCTACTACTGCTCTGTCCACTGGCCACACGCCACGGTGAGCGGCAGTGGCACCTTCATCCTGGTCAGAG ATGCAGGGTACCGAGAGCCCCCGCAGAGCCCCCAGAAGTGCCTGCTCTTGGGCTTcaccagcctcctgagtgtccTGAGTGTTGTGGGCACGGCCCTGCTACTCTGGAAGAAG AAGCAGATGCGGGGTCCAGGGATGGACCCCACCAGGAAGTGCCCAGATCCAAGATCTGCCAGCAGCCCCAAGCAGCCTCCTTCAGAATCCGTCTACACA GCTCTGCAGCGCCGCGAGACCGAGGTCTATGCCTGCATCGAGAGTGAGGATGGCCGCCCACCCACCGCCAAGCAGAGCCCCCTCTCCCAG GAGAGACTGCATAGATTCAAAGATGATGGCGAACTTAACCTGGTCTATGAAAATCTCTAG